From one Actinomycetes bacterium genomic stretch:
- a CDS encoding response regulator transcription factor, with product MKQERIRVAVVDDHGVFAEALATRLSAEPDLEVVGTAGSSAEALELFSHHEIDVVTVELVVAGENGLTLGRQLLDQWPDLGILVVTGAADGDRVCEAVQMGVRGWVAKQGAVEALLIAVRGAARGETHLPAALLTRVLASLSDRGRWMPEAEAIALLTARELDVLHCLMDGRARNEIAGLLHISPNTVRTHIQSILHKLNVHSALTAVAFARRAGVERVREDEVIPPNDLPRLVRTRGSLLVRSS from the coding sequence GTGAAACAAGAGCGCATCCGGGTCGCTGTGGTTGATGACCATGGGGTGTTTGCCGAAGCCTTGGCAACCCGACTTTCCGCTGAGCCCGACCTCGAGGTCGTCGGGACGGCTGGGTCATCTGCGGAGGCTCTGGAGCTCTTCTCGCACCATGAGATTGACGTTGTGACCGTTGAACTGGTCGTCGCGGGTGAGAACGGGTTGACGCTCGGACGCCAGTTGTTGGACCAGTGGCCCGACCTCGGGATCTTGGTCGTCACAGGTGCGGCCGATGGCGACCGGGTCTGCGAGGCAGTGCAGATGGGAGTCCGGGGCTGGGTGGCCAAGCAGGGCGCGGTAGAGGCGCTGCTCATCGCGGTTCGGGGGGCGGCCCGCGGAGAGACCCACCTGCCGGCGGCTTTGTTAACCCGAGTCCTGGCCTCCCTGTCGGATCGGGGGAGGTGGATGCCCGAGGCCGAGGCTATTGCACTCCTGACGGCGCGAGAGCTCGACGTATTGCACTGTCTGATGGACGGAAGGGCTCGCAACGAGATTGCTGGACTACTGCACATCTCGCCGAACACCGTCCGCACCCACATCCAGAGCATCTTGCACAAGCTCAACGTCCACTCCGCCCTCACCGCAGTGGCGTTCGCTCGCCGGGCGGGAGTGGAGCGGGTCCGGGAGGACGAGGTGATTCCCCCGAATGACCTACCTCGCCTGGTCCGGACAAGGGGTTCACTCCTCGTCAGATCTTCCTAA
- a CDS encoding DegT/DnrJ/EryC1/StrS aminotransferase family protein, which translates to MTRVPSVRIPFVRTQICNEACQAVQQVLASGWVTSGQQVIEFEREFAEHVGARRAVAVSSCTAALELALRALHLPVGSRVLMSTVTFCGAASAIVHAGLQPVLVDVDPITAMPSTQTVAAAARAVKGVKAMVVVHLGGLPTDVGEMAEAAGITLDHVIEDAAHALGTVVGDRAVGTISRATCFSFYATKNLAIGEGGMLTTDDHELADEVDRVRLHGMSRDAWKRYLPGGSWRYDVKEDGLKANMTDVQAAIGRAQLRRFESTQARRADVAARYDSLIAEIPGLTRPPRPTSGRHAWHLYAVRVRPDFGVSRDALITALDERGIGTSVHFIPVHRLTWFSQFCELAPGGFPGAESVFAQTLSLPMDQVLTDEDVDTVCATLAEIGGSR; encoded by the coding sequence GTGACTCGTGTTCCCTCTGTCCGTATTCCCTTTGTCCGTACACAGATCTGCAACGAAGCCTGCCAGGCCGTTCAGCAGGTACTGGCCTCGGGCTGGGTCACCAGCGGCCAGCAGGTCATCGAGTTCGAGAGGGAGTTCGCCGAGCACGTCGGAGCACGACGCGCCGTCGCCGTCAGTTCCTGCACCGCGGCGCTGGAGCTCGCCCTTCGCGCCTTGCACCTGCCGGTCGGGTCCCGGGTCCTGATGTCCACTGTCACCTTCTGTGGCGCTGCTTCGGCCATCGTCCACGCGGGACTGCAGCCGGTGCTGGTCGACGTCGACCCCATCACGGCGATGCCGTCGACACAGACCGTGGCCGCCGCAGCCAGGGCCGTCAAGGGGGTCAAGGCCATGGTCGTGGTTCACCTCGGTGGGCTGCCAACCGACGTGGGCGAGATGGCTGAAGCTGCGGGAATCACTTTGGACCACGTGATCGAGGACGCCGCCCACGCGCTGGGCACGGTCGTGGGCGACCGGGCCGTCGGCACCATCTCGCGTGCGACGTGCTTCAGCTTCTACGCGACCAAGAACCTCGCCATCGGTGAGGGCGGCATGCTGACCACCGATGACCACGAGCTTGCGGACGAGGTGGACAGAGTTCGGCTTCACGGGATGTCCAGGGACGCCTGGAAGCGGTACCTGCCCGGTGGCAGCTGGCGCTACGACGTCAAGGAGGACGGGCTCAAGGCCAACATGACCGATGTCCAGGCGGCCATCGGTCGGGCCCAGCTCCGGCGGTTCGAGTCGACCCAGGCACGACGCGCAGACGTGGCCGCGCGATACGACTCGCTCATCGCGGAGATCCCCGGACTGACCAGGCCCCCTCGGCCCACGTCGGGCAGGCACGCCTGGCACCTTTATGCCGTCCGCGTACGTCCAGACTTCGGTGTCAGTCGCGACGCCCTGATCACCGCGCTGGACGAGCGAGGGATCGGCACCTCTGTGCATTTCATTCCGGTTCATCGACTCACCTGGTTCAGCCAGTTCTGTGAACTGGCGCCTGGCGGCTTCCCCGGCGCTGAGAGCGTGTTTGCCCAGACGCTGTCCCTACCCATGGACCAGGTCCTCACCGATGAGGACGTCGACACTGTGTGCGCCACGCTCGCGGAGATTGGAGGGTCGCGATGA